The following coding sequences are from one Paenibacillus sp. FSL R5-0912 window:
- a CDS encoding NUDIX hydrolase, whose product MFYVNSRAIIERFNDGEPEIVIQRRMKTDSSFKFELPGGRIEPFESLIQTLIREVKEETGLDVYEIEGNETRIDTIGINPEFEVECLKPFAAYQTVKGPVDSVGYYFRCKAKGERTTNM is encoded by the coding sequence ATGTTCTACGTTAATTCAAGAGCAATCATTGAACGATTCAATGATGGAGAACCTGAGATTGTCATACAAAGAAGAATGAAAACAGATTCCTCCTTTAAGTTCGAGCTTCCCGGGGGGAGAATTGAACCCTTTGAGTCGTTGATCCAAACACTGATCAGAGAGGTTAAAGAAGAGACTGGATTAGATGTATACGAAATAGAAGGAAATGAGACAAGAATTGATACGATAGGAATTAATCCGGAATTTGAGGTGGAATGCCTTAAACCATTCGCAGCCTATCAAACGGTTAAAGGTCCGGTCGATTCGGTCGGATATTATTTTAGATGTAAGGCAAAGGGTGAAAGAACAACGAACATGTAA